TCCCGCCCCTTGCGACCGGTCAGGGAACAGGACTCGATCCGCGCCCACTGGGAAGGCGTCCCGTCAACGGCACGTTCACATCCACACAACGATCAGACCGTGCTTCAAAGACCCGATCCGGGTACCGCCTCGAACGTGTCACGAGGCGCGCGGCAGCGCGAGCCAATCCTGCCACGTAATGTCGCGGCCCAGATAACGGGGCTGCTGGAAGGGCCAGTCGGCGGCGATCCACTGCGGCACCAGCGCATCGAGCGCGCGCTCCATCTCGCCGCCGGCGAGGTCGTCCACCACCCACCAGGAGACCTCTCCGTCGGAACCGGTGCGCTCGGGCGGGTCGATGTAGACGCAGCCGAGGATCGCCGTCTCCTCTTCGTCCAGCAGCGCGTAGTTGAACGACTGGTGCGCGGCTATCTCCTTCTCGTGCCGCAGCAAGTCGATGCGGTCCTCTTCGTAGGTCATCGTCTCCTTGGGCCAAGCCCAGGCCGGGCCGAAGATCTCCCACAAGCGCTCTCGGGAGCCCATCACGGCGGGGTAGTCGAGCGCGGTGTCCGCCTCGCGGATAGGCCGCAGGTGAAGCGCGGTGTCGGGGACGGGCACGTGGACGGGGTGGACGAAGTCGTCAGGCAGCCAGCTCATAAGGGCCGAGGCTACAGCCGCAGCCCGGTCCGCGCGGGATGATTCAGGCGAAGCGGACGCCAGCGCCGACGACCACGGGGCTTCGACAAGACCATCCGCATCTACCAAGCCGCCCCCCCCCCACATCGACCGGCCCTGTACATCGCAGCAACCTTCCTCTGGGCCAAGGAGCGG
This genomic stretch from Streptomyces nigrescens harbors:
- a CDS encoding GNAT family N-acetyltransferase, whose amino-acid sequence is MSWLPDDFVHPVHVPVPDTALHLRPIREADTALDYPAVMGSRERLWEIFGPAWAWPKETMTYEEDRIDLLRHEKEIAAHQSFNYALLDEEETAILGCVYIDPPERTGSDGEVSWWVVDDLAGGEMERALDALVPQWIAADWPFQQPRYLGRDITWQDWLALPRAS